A genome region from bacterium SCSIO 12844 includes the following:
- a CDS encoding TonB family protein, with product MKAINTIGWLISILAHLVIVFSLLPLINDQTPLSLQPHSNQIKAIIYASLINTKKSKYQNKHQEHPLNTHDIISEQLINQYISPKAMIQSSKTKPKEKIIEKKPQNQDRQEKAKAIVNKNSSKNSALDISSQPTPKKLSNYTITQLLKSLNQQLQLRLWQINPSLYQNHHGYVLIRFILTPKHSIKSVQLIHSSGYSQLDTIAIKLLKNLDLSKTKIPPIAESIKLQLPVKFEQGL from the coding sequence ATGAAAGCAATAAATACAATTGGTTGGCTAATTTCTATCTTAGCACACCTAGTTATTGTATTTAGTTTACTTCCCTTAATAAATGATCAAACACCATTAAGCCTTCAACCACATTCAAATCAAATAAAAGCCATTATTTATGCAAGTTTAATTAATACTAAAAAATCAAAGTATCAAAATAAGCATCAAGAGCATCCACTAAATACACATGATATAATTTCTGAACAGCTAATAAATCAATATATTTCACCCAAAGCAATGATTCAGTCTTCAAAAACAAAGCCCAAAGAAAAAATAATCGAAAAAAAACCACAAAATCAAGATAGACAAGAAAAAGCTAAAGCTATAGTAAACAAAAATAGTTCTAAAAATAGTGCTTTAGATATTTCATCACAACCAACACCTAAAAAGTTATCTAATTATACAATAACACAATTACTCAAATCGCTAAATCAACAATTACAATTACGCCTTTGGCAAATTAATCCTTCACTGTATCAAAATCATCATGGCTATGTGTTAATTCGATTTATCTTAACACCCAAACATTCTATTAAAAGTGTCCAATTAATCCATTCTAGTGGCTATAGCCAATTAGATACCATCGCAATAAAACTATTAAAAAACTTAGATCTCTCAAAAACAAAAATTCCGCCTATAGCGGAATCAATCAAACTTCAACTTCCTGTTAAATTTGAGCAGGGACTCTAA
- a CDS encoding TonB-dependent receptor, whose protein sequence is MRKKINLLFFSIYLFWANQLVAETTYQLPGISSYQDDNTQEKIKTTISPTANLNFHIDHKTITSSGVKTITQAIKQLSTVQVYSQTSSNPIFYIHGLRAQVLLNGQPLSGFDSSASMVNLIPINSVDYINIYTNGDSTNYHDGMLGGIINIVTKIKHTQISITPTYPKYGQLSASLTKTIDSNNQLGIMQSINNSYGYRNHDNSQSSQSMLTYQHNYDRGEFNSNLIYLSQNSQFPGALTEDQYNQNPYQASSGWEIYKERSLNLQSNWQHQLTEQQSFQSQLQYRQIDAQGYFPQWGSSFEQTYQTISISPNLNLFFSNENLDRTFSIRAGINYRYESFVNTSSINNAYRQSLLNTNQFEESLNQWQFTQAISYGISYDHGSFINYSTMPATTNPPSNETYYPLSYNLGVTYRFSPNLHSGIAFAHNYQLPFIDQSNLTPEIQSGFGLEPQTSNGFTLTQIYKNHQLIPIKFSGDLYILWIDNQIAYDPSQPSANPFPGTNVNLPPVFQYGSDLITTITINQKLLIGMSINFNVAKFKSGQLADGTSLEGNSVPGIPNTNYEVHSRFSFLDHYQWYLQAQYHGSQYADGDFANADGKVQAYWLINTAINYQLLPWIISLRINNLLNEKYNQYVTDINHQWNYYPGNGINGSLTITYRFK, encoded by the coding sequence ATGAGAAAAAAAATAAATCTGCTATTTTTCAGCATTTATCTCTTTTGGGCTAATCAACTAGTTGCTGAAACAACTTACCAGTTACCTGGTATTTCAAGCTATCAAGATGATAACACACAAGAAAAAATAAAAACTACAATATCACCAACAGCCAATTTAAACTTTCATATTGATCATAAAACAATTACATCAAGTGGTGTTAAAACGATCACACAAGCTATAAAACAACTAAGTACGGTACAAGTCTATAGCCAAACAAGTAGTAACCCTATTTTTTATATTCATGGCTTAAGAGCGCAGGTACTACTTAATGGACAGCCATTATCTGGATTTGATAGTAGTGCCAGTATGGTTAATTTAATCCCAATCAATAGTGTTGATTATATTAATATTTACACCAATGGCGATAGTACAAATTACCATGATGGCATGCTTGGTGGCATTATCAATATTGTTACTAAAATTAAACATACTCAAATTAGTATTACACCGACTTATCCAAAATATGGTCAATTATCTGCAAGTCTTACTAAAACCATTGATTCAAACAATCAATTAGGCATCATGCAGTCTATTAATAATAGCTATGGCTATCGAAATCATGATAATAGCCAATCATCCCAAAGTATGCTTACCTATCAGCATAACTATGATCGAGGCGAATTTAATAGTAATTTGATTTATTTATCTCAAAATAGTCAATTCCCAGGCGCTTTAACTGAAGATCAATATAATCAAAACCCTTATCAAGCTTCATCTGGTTGGGAGATATATAAAGAACGTAGTTTAAACCTTCAAAGTAATTGGCAACATCAATTAACTGAACAACAAAGCTTCCAAAGCCAATTACAATACCGTCAAATAGATGCTCAAGGCTATTTCCCACAATGGGGTAGTTCTTTTGAACAAACCTATCAAACAATCTCAATTTCTCCAAATTTAAATCTTTTTTTTAGTAATGAAAATTTAGACAGAACATTTTCAATACGTGCTGGTATCAATTACCGTTATGAGTCATTTGTTAATACCTCATCAATTAATAATGCCTATCGACAAAGCTTATTAAATACCAACCAATTTGAAGAATCATTAAATCAATGGCAATTCACCCAAGCAATAAGCTATGGCATTAGCTATGATCATGGCAGCTTTATTAATTACAGTACAATGCCAGCAACAACAAACCCACCAAGTAATGAAACGTATTACCCACTTTCTTATAATCTAGGTGTAACCTATCGCTTTAGTCCTAACTTACATAGTGGTATTGCATTTGCGCATAACTATCAGTTACCATTTATTGATCAATCTAATTTAACGCCTGAAATTCAGTCAGGTTTTGGCTTAGAGCCTCAGACCTCCAACGGTTTCACATTGACACAAATCTATAAAAACCATCAACTAATTCCCATTAAATTTAGTGGTGATCTTTATATTCTATGGATTGATAATCAAATTGCTTATGATCCAAGTCAACCATCAGCTAACCCGTTTCCCGGTACCAATGTTAACTTACCACCAGTTTTTCAATACGGTAGTGATTTAATCACCACGATTACCATTAATCAAAAACTACTAATTGGCATGAGCATTAATTTTAATGTTGCAAAATTTAAAAGTGGGCAGCTAGCCGATGGTACTTCTTTAGAAGGTAACTCTGTTCCAGGAATCCCTAATACAAATTATGAAGTTCATAGTCGGTTCTCATTTTTGGATCATTATCAATGGTACCTACAAGCACAGTATCATGGTAGTCAATATGCCGATGGTGACTTTGCCAATGCTGATGGCAAAGTTCAAGCTTATTGGTTAATTAATACTGCAATTAACTATCAATTACTCCCTTGGATCATATCTTTACGAATCAATAATTTGCTTAACGAAAAATACAATCAATACGTTACGGATATCAATCATCAGTGGAATTATTATCCAGGCAATGGTATTAATGGCTCTCTAACCATTACCTATCGATTTAAATAA
- a CDS encoding GHKL domain-containing protein translates to MELARLLKRFKNRLKAIYILPKESVSMHRILNISLFVFITLIMGFLTLVNYMQLDKQNEKLFNIQMVHAAGLVDVLVSMNIQHTSLQALAKLLNTEQAQRITDSDVKAYTKPQTQEFYNIYSEAFFFQVYSLKDHHILLKSSNAPDKPLGVPYGFSTAKSKDSIESSWYVFSMRSHYQPIRIVIAVNQSFKNQVVMELFWTLLKEILWLYVISAVMLMLLVRIIFAPLFKIAQALRKRNPRSIEPLVVKKIPKEVQPLLDQLNQLFIKFNQILERESRFAGDAAHELKTPLAGIKAQIEVALNLNDIDLIKEKMIVALKNMDRYYHIIDQLLTLTRLEPNKALQSRVETIEINRFAAEWVAEMVPVAMQKSIELSLNRSDEPVYILASHAALDVLFRNLLDNAIRYTPDNGQVMLNIVLEDANVLIAVIDNGIGVKAEQLERIFDRFYRQTGTKEQGSGLGLSIVKEVVRLHDGSVIAKHVASGGLEVQIRLPVCHNDHHDIKKV, encoded by the coding sequence ATGGAATTGGCCAGATTATTAAAGCGGTTTAAAAATCGCTTAAAGGCAATTTACATTTTACCAAAAGAATCAGTTTCGATGCATCGAATTTTAAATATCTCATTATTTGTATTTATTACCTTGATTATGGGGTTTTTGACGTTAGTAAACTATATGCAGTTGGATAAACAAAATGAAAAGTTATTTAATATTCAAATGGTACATGCTGCAGGTTTGGTTGATGTCTTAGTTTCTATGAATATTCAACATACATCATTACAAGCATTAGCTAAATTATTAAATACTGAACAAGCACAGAGAATTACAGATAGCGATGTTAAAGCTTATACAAAACCTCAAACGCAAGAGTTTTATAATATTTATAGCGAAGCGTTCTTTTTTCAAGTCTATAGTCTAAAGGATCATCATATATTACTTAAATCCTCTAATGCACCAGATAAGCCATTAGGTGTGCCTTATGGCTTTAGTACAGCAAAATCAAAAGATTCGATTGAATCTAGTTGGTATGTTTTTAGTATGAGAAGTCATTACCAGCCTATAAGAATTGTTATTGCAGTTAATCAGAGTTTTAAAAATCAAGTTGTGATGGAATTATTTTGGACACTGTTAAAGGAAATCTTATGGTTATATGTCATATCAGCAGTGATGCTAATGCTTTTAGTTAGAATTATTTTTGCACCATTATTTAAAATTGCTCAAGCATTAAGAAAACGTAACCCAAGAAGTATTGAACCATTAGTTGTTAAAAAAATTCCTAAAGAAGTACAGCCGTTATTAGATCAATTAAATCAATTATTTATTAAATTCAATCAAATACTAGAGAGAGAAAGCCGTTTTGCAGGTGATGCAGCACATGAATTAAAAACTCCTTTAGCAGGTATAAAAGCACAAATTGAAGTTGCACTGAATTTAAATGATATTGATTTAATTAAGGAAAAAATGATCGTTGCACTGAAAAATATGGATCGTTATTATCATATTATTGATCAATTATTAACGCTTACTAGGCTTGAGCCAAATAAAGCTTTACAGTCAAGAGTTGAGACAATAGAAATCAATCGTTTTGCTGCAGAGTGGGTTGCTGAAATGGTACCTGTAGCAATGCAAAAATCAATAGAGTTAAGTTTAAATCGTTCGGATGAACCTGTTTATATTCTAGCAAGTCATGCTGCACTTGATGTATTATTTCGTAATCTTTTAGATAATGCCATTCGTTACACACCTGACAATGGGCAAGTTATGTTAAATATAGTTCTAGAAGATGCAAATGTGCTGATAGCAGTAATTGATAATGGTATTGGTGTCAAAGCGGAGCAATTAGAGCGTATATTTGATCGATTCTATCGTCAAACAGGTACAAAAGAGCAAGGTAGTGGACTTGGGCTATCTATTGTTAAAGAGGTTGTTAGATTGCATGATGGTTCTGTGATTGCCAAACATGTTGCTTCAGGTGGATTAGAAGTTCAAATACGCTTGCCAGTCTGTCACAATGATCATCATGATATAAAAAAAGTATAG
- a CDS encoding GNAT family N-acetyltransferase, which translates to MQKVEGIRWLSFDQLSLNELYSILKLRSDIFVVEQVCAYPDLDNLDQKSYHGLLYQADQLTGYIRIYQTDSGQWTFGRVVVNPAYRKQKLGTYLVKGALDKIKELHKNATIIIGAQAHLESYYQQFGFITLSEPYDDYGILHVDMRLESS; encoded by the coding sequence ATGCAAAAAGTAGAAGGCATTCGTTGGCTTTCGTTTGATCAGTTATCATTAAATGAGCTATATAGTATATTAAAGTTAAGGTCAGATATTTTCGTTGTTGAGCAAGTTTGTGCTTATCCGGATTTAGATAACTTAGATCAAAAATCATATCATGGATTATTATATCAAGCTGATCAGTTGACCGGTTATATTCGTATCTATCAAACAGATAGTGGACAGTGGACTTTTGGTCGTGTTGTTGTTAACCCTGCGTATCGAAAACAAAAGTTAGGTACTTATTTGGTGAAAGGGGCATTGGATAAAATAAAAGAGTTACATAAAAACGCTACAATTATCATTGGCGCACAAGCCCATTTAGAAAGTTATTATCAACAGTTTGGATTTATTACCTTATCAGAGCCTTATGATGATTATGGCATTTTACATGTTGATATGAGACTAGAATCTAGCTAG
- a CDS encoding disulfide bond formation protein B, with translation MNDQQVSRFLRLINIIDILGIIIVLIIAFYFQFIFNELPCPLCLLQRLGLLAICFGFLLNIHYQPRPSHYALSILAAIITAMTAMRQILLHIEPGDQGYGSAVLGLHMYTWVFIFAALAIIYIAIILSIPRQYHLKKDSEKVVKPKNKLLRTFTSIAFLLFIALLIANIISLYLECGLKECPDNPTNYIISFPYTK, from the coding sequence ATGAATGATCAGCAAGTCAGTCGATTTTTGCGTCTTATTAACATTATTGATATCCTTGGTATTATTATTGTTTTAATCATTGCTTTTTATTTTCAATTTATTTTTAATGAACTACCTTGTCCTTTGTGCTTACTCCAACGACTTGGTTTATTAGCTATTTGTTTTGGCTTTTTATTAAATATTCATTATCAACCACGACCCAGTCATTATGCATTATCAATTCTCGCAGCAATTATTACTGCAATGACTGCCATGCGACAAATTTTATTACATATTGAACCTGGCGATCAAGGTTATGGTAGTGCTGTATTAGGATTACATATGTATACTTGGGTATTTATTTTTGCTGCCCTTGCGATTATCTATATTGCAATTATTTTAAGTATACCCAGACAGTATCACTTAAAGAAAGATTCTGAAAAAGTTGTCAAACCAAAAAACAAATTATTGCGCACTTTTACATCTATTGCATTTTTACTATTTATTGCTTTATTAATTGCGAATATCATCTCTTTATACTTAGAGTGTGGATTAAAAGAATGTCCAGACAACCCAACTAATTATATAATCTCATTTCCTTATACAAAATAG
- a CDS encoding RidA family protein — protein sequence MKNSKEIINTDQVNNYQHYGFSQAVVQGDYVFVTGQAGLDANGNLVGHSMKEQAYKTFENMGIILKEASLSLEHIVYMTCYIVSLSKHGPDFWQVRKEVMPNSHYTSTSIGISELVQEGLLLEIQAIAHR from the coding sequence ATGAAAAATTCAAAAGAAATTATCAATACAGACCAAGTAAATAATTATCAGCATTATGGTTTTAGTCAAGCAGTGGTTCAAGGTGATTATGTATTTGTAACAGGTCAAGCTGGTTTAGATGCCAATGGCAATTTAGTTGGTCACTCAATGAAAGAACAAGCATATAAAACATTTGAAAATATGGGGATTATATTAAAAGAAGCATCACTATCATTAGAGCATATTGTTTATATGACTTGCTATATTGTATCACTTTCAAAGCATGGCCCTGACTTTTGGCAAGTACGAAAAGAAGTAATGCCTAATAGTCATTATACGAGTACATCCATTGGTATTAGCGAGTTAGTACAAGAAGGGCTTTTATTAGAAATTCAAGCGATAGCGCATCGATAA
- a CDS encoding sugar MFS transporter, translating into MKFNRTYFSFGTISMAFFMWGLLTSLNDILIPHLKALFTLSYAQAMLVQFVFFMTYAILSIPLSRLLHWLGYRWTVVIGFLVAGVGCLGFWPAAGYEVYAYFLISLFVLAAGIVVLQVAANPYVSLLGNKKSASARLTFVQGLNSLGTTIGPIIGGVFILGAIAKAGNDIEATVRAIQIPYLVLAIIMFVLCLFFMIFPLAKLKNDVEHDENEQYSGEEKQIWKHKHLIYGCFAIFAYVGAEVTIGSFLVNYFGSEHILKLVPEEAAKYVAFYWGGAMIGRLLGSIVLTKVHPPKAVCFNAVIAIILVAISILSYSHIAMWAILAVGLFNSILFPTIFSLGVRELGSKTSLGSGLLCVSIVGGAIIPLVQGILADHIGLTLSFIVPIICYLYIFFFGFYGYDAKVRIE; encoded by the coding sequence ATGAAATTTAATAGAACTTATTTTTCTTTTGGTACGATTTCAATGGCGTTTTTTATGTGGGGTTTATTAACGTCATTAAATGATATTCTAATACCACACTTAAAGGCACTTTTTACACTAAGCTATGCACAAGCAATGTTGGTTCAATTTGTTTTTTTTATGACTTATGCGATTCTATCAATTCCATTATCACGACTTTTGCATTGGTTGGGTTATCGTTGGACAGTAGTCATTGGTTTCTTAGTTGCAGGAGTTGGTTGTCTTGGGTTTTGGCCTGCTGCAGGTTATGAAGTTTATGCTTACTTTTTAATTAGCTTATTTGTCTTGGCAGCCGGTATCGTTGTTCTACAAGTTGCTGCAAACCCTTATGTATCCTTATTGGGAAATAAAAAGAGTGCATCTGCTCGCTTAACATTTGTTCAAGGTTTAAATTCTTTAGGTACAACGATTGGACCTATTATTGGTGGTGTTTTTATTTTAGGCGCTATTGCTAAGGCTGGCAATGATATTGAAGCTACAGTTAGAGCAATTCAAATACCTTATTTAGTACTAGCAATTATTATGTTCGTGCTTTGTTTATTTTTTATGATTTTTCCTTTGGCTAAATTAAAAAATGATGTCGAGCATGATGAAAATGAGCAATATTCAGGAGAAGAAAAACAAATTTGGAAGCATAAGCATTTAATTTATGGATGCTTTGCAATTTTTGCTTATGTCGGTGCAGAAGTTACCATTGGTAGTTTTTTGGTTAATTACTTTGGTAGTGAGCATATATTAAAGTTAGTGCCTGAAGAGGCAGCGAAATATGTTGCATTTTATTGGGGCGGTGCAATGATTGGTCGACTATTAGGATCTATCGTTTTGACAAAAGTGCATCCACCTAAAGCCGTTTGCTTTAATGCCGTTATTGCAATTATCTTAGTTGCTATTTCAATTTTATCTTATAGTCATATTGCCATGTGGGCAATTTTAGCAGTTGGCTTATTTAATTCAATTTTATTCCCAACTATCTTTAGTTTAGGTGTCAGAGAGCTAGGTTCAAAAACCTCTTTAGGTTCAGGGCTATTATGTGTTTCAATTGTCGGAGGTGCGATAATACCATTAGTTCAAGGTATACTTGCAGATCATATTGGCTTAACCTTATCTTTTATTGTGCCTATTATTTGCTATTTATATATCTTCTTTTTTGGCTTTTATGGCTATGATGCCAAAGTTAGAATTGAATAA
- the rsmG gene encoding 16S rRNA (guanine(527)-N(7))-methyltransferase RsmG has translation MLEKTLKLLNISVTDQQLERFEQYIELLFKWNKAYNLSAIREKSSMYSHHLYDSLSIAPYVTKKQIIDVGSGAGLPGIPLAILFPEKHITLLDSNIKKSRFQRQVMLELKLDNVDVIHTRVEDYQPNECFDYVISRAFSSLTQMVTLCQHLLKFDGEYLAMKGTNPIDEIKLLDQKARFDIQTIPLNVPKINAHRHLLIIKKT, from the coding sequence ATGCTTGAAAAAACACTCAAATTACTTAATATATCCGTTACAGATCAACAGTTAGAACGATTTGAACAATACATTGAACTTTTATTTAAATGGAATAAAGCCTATAATTTATCTGCAATTAGAGAAAAATCTTCAATGTACTCTCATCATTTATATGATAGCTTATCTATTGCACCCTATGTTACAAAAAAGCAAATCATCGATGTTGGTAGTGGCGCTGGTTTACCTGGTATTCCACTTGCAATTTTATTTCCTGAAAAACACATAACCTTACTTGATAGTAATATTAAGAAATCACGTTTTCAGCGTCAAGTAATGCTCGAACTTAAGTTAGATAATGTTGATGTCATACATACTCGAGTTGAAGATTATCAACCCAATGAATGCTTTGATTATGTTATCTCTCGTGCCTTTAGCTCACTTACTCAAATGGTAACACTATGCCAACATTTATTAAAATTTGATGGCGAATATTTGGCTATGAAAGGAACTAATCCAATTGATGAAATTAAACTACTTGATCAAAAAGCTAGATTTGATATTCAAACAATACCATTAAATGTACCTAAAATTAATGCACATCGTCACTTATTAATCATTAAAAAAACATAA
- a CDS encoding cation:proton antiporter: MEHTGLIFTFFLIFFGASIFATVALYTRQAIIVAYIALGMLVGPYGLKFVQSTEMISEVSDFGIMFLLFLLGLHLQLKSLIEMLNKMVIITVVSSLVFATITIVICYEFGFSFVESLLVGVCMIFSSTIICLKLMPTTALHHQRIGNIAIGILLLQDIIAIFMLTVLDLLTTGATEFNWWRLLMMFIALPVLVLIAYYAEKFILFKLLRKFNRYKEYIFLVAIGWCLGMSQLATTLGISSEIGAFIAGVTIANSPISQYISENLKPLRDFFLIIFFFSVGAGFNFPLIIDVWQVVLLLTVIIMIIKPIVYGALFAIFGEKKKTALEIGVRLGQGSEFSLLLGFMAFQASVLTSQSYTVIQAVTILTFIISSYIVVLFYPNPIAIFDRLRRD; the protein is encoded by the coding sequence ATGGAACATACAGGGTTAATATTTACATTTTTCTTAATATTTTTTGGTGCTTCTATATTTGCAACGGTTGCTCTATATACAAGGCAAGCGATCATTGTTGCCTATATTGCGCTTGGGATGTTAGTTGGGCCTTATGGACTTAAATTTGTCCAAAGTACTGAGATGATATCAGAGGTATCTGACTTTGGTATTATGTTTTTATTATTCTTATTGGGTTTACATCTTCAATTAAAAAGTTTAATCGAAATGTTAAATAAAATGGTAATTATTACCGTTGTTAGTAGTCTTGTATTTGCAACGATTACTATTGTTATTTGTTATGAGTTTGGTTTTAGTTTTGTTGAAAGTTTGCTCGTTGGTGTATGTATGATATTTTCAAGCACCATTATTTGTTTGAAGCTAATGCCAACGACAGCACTACATCATCAGCGTATTGGTAATATCGCCATTGGTATTTTGCTATTACAAGATATTATTGCTATTTTTATGTTAACCGTATTAGATTTATTAACAACAGGTGCAACTGAGTTTAACTGGTGGCGCTTGTTAATGATGTTTATTGCATTACCAGTACTCGTATTAATCGCTTATTATGCGGAAAAATTTATATTATTTAAGTTATTAAGGAAATTTAATCGCTATAAAGAATATATCTTTTTAGTTGCAATTGGTTGGTGCCTAGGCATGAGCCAATTGGCAACTACATTGGGTATTTCAAGTGAAATTGGTGCATTCATCGCAGGTGTTACCATCGCAAACTCTCCAATATCACAATATATTTCAGAAAATTTAAAACCTTTAAGAGATTTTTTCTTAATTATCTTTTTCTTTTCAGTGGGTGCAGGCTTTAACTTTCCTTTAATTATTGATGTTTGGCAAGTGGTGTTATTATTAACAGTGATCATTATGATCATTAAACCTATTGTCTATGGTGCATTATTTGCAATTTTTGGTGAGAAGAAGAAAACTGCACTTGAAATTGGTGTTAGATTAGGCCAGGGTAGTGAGTTTTCATTATTACTTGGGTTTATGGCCTTTCAGGCAAGTGTATTAACCTCTCAAAGTTATACAGTAATACAAGCAGTAACGATACTAACGTTTATCATTTCTTCTTATATTGTTGTTTTATTTTATCCAAACCCAATTGCAATTTTCGATCGCTTACGTAGAGATTAG
- a CDS encoding VacJ family lipoprotein, whose translation MHKQVINSILLLLSVLFISSCATKSNPDPYEPMNRAIFNFNDKAYKYAVGPATDAYVYTVPGEFRSGINNFFTNLGNVSNITNDLLQAEWYYAFVDSSRLVLNTIFGVFGFFDVAKTVGLNRHTQTFGLTLAKWGYTNSAYLVLPIIGPSTVRDTIGLIPDYYLYPLQYSKIPFPLNLATAGIYGLNQSAIYLPQYNSLTEFAFDPYVATRNAYLQYMNHLIDPNKNPDAGVNFKNEEF comes from the coding sequence ATGCATAAACAGGTTATTAACTCTATACTGCTATTGCTATCAGTACTGTTTATCTCAAGTTGTGCGACTAAAAGTAATCCAGACCCCTACGAACCAATGAATCGTGCTATTTTTAATTTTAATGATAAAGCTTATAAATATGCTGTAGGCCCTGCAACTGATGCTTATGTTTATACAGTTCCTGGTGAATTTAGAAGTGGTATTAATAACTTTTTTACAAACCTTGGTAATGTTAGCAATATCACTAACGATTTACTTCAAGCTGAGTGGTACTATGCATTCGTTGATAGTAGCCGCTTAGTTTTAAATACAATTTTTGGTGTCTTTGGTTTTTTTGATGTCGCAAAAACTGTTGGTCTTAATCGACACACACAAACTTTTGGCCTAACACTTGCCAAATGGGGTTATACAAACTCTGCTTATTTAGTCCTACCAATCATAGGCCCTTCAACTGTACGAGATACCATAGGCTTAATCCCAGATTATTATTTATATCCACTACAATATAGTAAAATACCTTTCCCACTTAATCTTGCAACTGCAGGTATTTATGGATTAAACCAATCAGCAATTTATCTGCCTCAATATAATAGCTTAACTGAATTTGCATTCGATCCTTATGTGGCAACAAGAAATGCTTATTTACAGTATATGAATCATCTTATTGACCCAAACAAAAATCCAGATGCAGGTGTCAATTTTAAAAATGAAGAATTTTAG
- the ubiG gene encoding bifunctional 2-polyprenyl-6-hydroxyphenol methylase/3-demethylubiquinol 3-O-methyltransferase UbiG: protein MNVDQKEIEKFSELSNKWWDARGELWTLHAVNPLRVEFIQRNINLNGKKVLDVGCGGGILSEAMAKAGGDITGLDLSEDVLKAARLHIEDQAIHVNYVCQNIESYAEENQQRFDVITCLEMLEHVPEPEAVINACYQALKPGGIAFFSTLNRNAKSYLLAIIAAEYVMGMIPKGTHQYHRFIKPSELVQWSQSIGFEPHEITGIHYNPIIKQFKLGKNVDVNYILAVKKQN from the coding sequence ATGAATGTCGATCAAAAAGAAATAGAAAAGTTTTCAGAGTTGTCAAATAAATGGTGGGATGCTCGTGGTGAGTTATGGACTTTACATGCAGTGAATCCATTACGAGTTGAGTTTATTCAGCGTAATATCAATTTAAATGGTAAAAAAGTACTCGACGTCGGCTGTGGTGGTGGCATTTTATCTGAGGCAATGGCCAAAGCTGGTGGTGATATAACAGGTTTGGATTTAAGTGAAGATGTTCTAAAAGCTGCAAGGTTACACATAGAAGATCAGGCGATTCATGTTAATTATGTCTGTCAAAATATTGAAAGTTATGCCGAAGAAAACCAACAGCGATTTGATGTAATTACATGTCTTGAAATGCTTGAACATGTGCCAGAACCAGAGGCGGTAATTAATGCTTGTTATCAGGCATTAAAACCAGGTGGAATTGCATTTTTTTCTACATTAAATCGAAATGCTAAATCTTATCTTTTAGCTATTATTGCAGCAGAGTATGTTATGGGGATGATACCAAAAGGAACACATCAATATCATCGTTTTATTAAACCCTCGGAATTGGTTCAATGGAGTCAATCAATTGGATTTGAGCCACATGAGATCACTGGAATCCACTATAATCCTATTATAAAGCAATTTAAATTAGGAAAAAATGTTGATGTTAACTACATCCTTGCCGTTAAAAAACAAAATTAA